DNA sequence from the Tachysurus vachellii isolate PV-2020 chromosome 16, HZAU_Pvac_v1, whole genome shotgun sequence genome:
CAATGTACTTTATTTGacactaatataatataatataatataatataatataatataatataatataatataatataatatataacagaaATACTATAGTGGGAACACTGTAAGATTATAACACATGTAGGTTAATAATTACGCGTTGTAAATGTTTTGATTAATTGTGCGTTAAAAGGGGAAACAAAGAAAGTGGTGACATTTTTTGAATATTGATGTCACCTTGTCATCAGAGAAATGTGTAGCATGTTTCTAGACTCGAATTAATccgttaaattatatttatgtaatattttgttattgctTTTAACTTGTTTATAGACTTTAGAATAACTGTTGCttgtgcatctctctctctctctctctctctctctctctctctctctctctctctctctctcagacacttTGCCACAGGGATGACTGCCTCTTCCATCACAAACTCTTGGAAAACCACCGTGACGTGTACTACTCTACCCGCAATGCCATACTTCTGGATCTGGATGGTGTGAAGCAGGTGTACACATCGGGTCGCAATGTGGCGCAGACGTCCCTCTTCATGTCTGAGAAGAGCACAGTTCCGCTGGAGCGTTTGCAGCACCGGGAGCGACGCGACCGCCAGGCGGAGGAGTCGGACTCGCGCGCCGCCCGTGATGACGACGTCGACCTCGATGTTGAGCGCCCTGAGGACCGCAAGAGCTCGCGGGAAACTTACGCGTCACCTAATGACGACGACCCTTGGGACGTGGAGCACGTCAGGAACCCCGGGAGCCCTCGGATGTCAGGGACAGTGGGGTGAAGTCACTCGTCTGTTTATCTTCATCGTAATTGGACCACAGGACGTTTTAATTCAGATAATTATGAGTAATAtaggacatttttaaaattgaaaataattattaattcgCAGCATTTTGCCACACTTTCGAAAAGAGATTTTTCACACTGTCTGAATTTGCTTTAATTTTGTTGATCCAGCAGAATTTGGGGTGACTTTGGGGTCATAATCAGGTGACTCTTATTTAGCTTATAATATTTGTAGATTATTATtgtatacagaaacacacagaaacacaaacactgtggtGCAGCACAACTTTTCATCAACTTGGGTTCAACGTTGGGATTTTGTCTTGAGTAAAAGCTATATAGTGTTTTATAACCGCTTATAGACAAGGTCAAGGTCAAGCTCAAAACCAGTTGAGGACCAAAATGTTTCTTTAGTCTTAATCTTTAATGTTAATTTAAGATTTTTGCTtccaaaaaacacactttttgtttattctgtacCAGTCTATACATATTTCATTCCTAAtctgacaaaaaacaaaacaaaaaacagtcaaactAAAAACAATCCACTGGTGCAGGACGCCAACAACAGGCATAGTTTTAACCTTATTAAaatctctgtatttatttatttaattccagtGTTCTTATTTATGGTATTTATATGCCTATAAactgtaatataaattatattcattttgtCTCCTACCTGAGAAGATgaatagaatatttttttcttcaaactgtTTGTGCCTTGTGTTCTCATTGTCCAccctcacactacacacacacacacacacacacacacacacacacacacacacacactgaattctGATGTTCTGGAACATTCAAGTAAACTGGGACACTTAACCATAGAAgcatttttaagaaataaaagccTCTGTGACTAAACCCTTGCAGAGGAAGAGCTTTATAGAAATAGCCTGAAACATGTCTtcatttaggggggcacggtggcttagtggtcagcacagttgcctcacacctccagggttagtggttcgattcccgcccccgccttgtgtgtgtggagtttgcatgttctccccgtgcctcgggggtttcctccaggtactccggtttcctcccccggtccaaagacatgcatggtaggttgattggcatctctggaaaattgtccatagtgtgtgattgcgtgagtgaatgagtgtgtgtgtgtgtgtgtgtgacctgcgatgggttggcattccatccagggtgtatcctgccttgatgcccgatgacgcctgagataggcacaggctccccgtgacccgaggtagttcagataaacggtagaaaatgaatgaatgaatgaatgaatgaatgaatgtcttcaTTTATGTGACATTATATAAGTGGGCTGTAGTCAGCATCAGACAGGAAATTAACCCCAACAATATTGGGGTAGGAAAAATGACATCAGGTTTGTGTAAGATTATTTCCCCTTAAGGTTACAAAACGGCctgaatgcttttattttgcacatatcTGTAATGCATTTGTACATAATGTAACATAATGATCATCACATTACTCAGATCATCTTTAGATATTTATCATGTATTTAATCACACCACCATGCATCTTACTGCAGTGTACTTTCTTTTATCACTTATTTACTTGCTTATAGGACATATATTTTACTTGCTATAGTTCATTGATAATTTGGAGTACTGTATGAGCAATATAGTTCCCACTGGGCTAAAAATGTATTTCGACATCCCCTTCAATCTATTATTGTTCCCACATTGATTGTGTAACGcccttttatattattttgttttcccgCTTCCTCACCTGTATCTTGTTTACCTTGATACTTGTTTACCTTGTTATCTGTGTTAACAACAGTCAGTAACTGTTGTGTTCGAGCTGTAAGGTCGGACGCCGTCGTGTCACGGCTTTTACATTATAGTcatgttgtgtttctgttgttACATTTGCTTAATGCATTACACTCTACTCCTGTGTTTAAATGATgcattagtgattttttttgtgtgtttttatgaaacATCTTAATAAACCGGAATAGATCTGACTgggaaacaaagaaaattacTCAGGAGTGTGAGACAGtatgttttgatttatttactcaGCAAACTAAGTGTATATCAGTTTATAGATTGATGATTATTTGCTGGTGTTTATTGATgctggtgtttatttttaaccctGTGTTATGCTGctactaatatataatatgtggagattttttAAACAAGTTACAGAATGATCTATTAATGTATAGatctagacttttttttaatcctgtggTTTATTGCACCGAAACTTAAACCACTGAAAACAtgtatcttcattcattcatcttctaccgcttatccgaactacctcgggtcacggggagcctgtgcctatctcaggcgtcatcgggcatcaaggcaggatacaccctggacggagtgccaacccatcgcagggcacacacacactctcattcactcacgcactcacacactacggacaattttccagagatgccaatcaacctaccatgcatgtctttggaccgggggaggaaaccggagtacccggaggaaacccccgaggcacggggagaacatgcaaactccacacacacaaggcggaggcgggactcgaatcctgaccctggaggtgtgaggcgaacgtgctaaccactaagccaccgtgcccccaaaacaTGTATCTTAAAATaccaaatgtaatttttaaaaaaatggcttttACTCGGTCCTGAAAAAAGGGTAAGAAAATCCCAGGAAAGAAGCAGTGTGTAGAAATACAAGCAGGCAGCACATCTTACACAAACATCCATGCCattgttaaagtcacagagatgaTGATGTTAAGCCTTGTGCTACTGCCATGTGATAGGTTGGTGAGATAACTACATGAATATGTTACTGTTCATATTAAAGTTTAAGGGAAGTGTAAGGTGAAAATTTAATCTGTGTTCACCTGACTTTCACTCATTTATGTTTGTcgaacatctcattccagatttgtTCGCTGTGTGGTTGGGATGTTGGAGCTTGGCGGtcgggattagtgatcattcacctacaagagcattagtgagatcagacactgatgttgaagTGCGTcgttggggattagtgatcattcaccTACAAAAGCATttgtgagatcagacacggatgttggagtgtgtctgtggggattagtgatcattcagctacaggagcattagtgagatcagacactggtgttggagtgtgtctgtggggattagtgatcattcagctaaaggagcattagtgagatcagacactgatgttggagcgtGTTTGttgggattagtgatcattcagctacaggagcattagtgagatcagactctgatgttggagtgtgtctgtggggattagtgatcattcagctacaggagcattagtgagatcagacactgatgttggagtgtgtctgtggggattagtgatcattcagctacatgagcattagtgagatcagacactgatgttggagctttgtggcaacagtttggagaaTAACCACATATGGGTATGATGACCAGGGGTGAACATAATTTAGGCTGTATAGTGTAACACCACCAAgaatgaaaatacctcaaagtttcccagtaggagcaagatcatttgagtaaacaatttgtgtcaagttcgctctcaaaatggaagggaaaaaggtgatgatcatgtgtgcccatgtgtatgatgtggctctttgtggtaacacagtaaaaatgtggctctgttgtggctcaggttcagttgtgcttccgcctccttttggcaacattacgctgaaatagagcgtgcggagctgcgtaatgtaatgcaatctagaagcagtgattcgccaaacctcccagtcgcaattttattatttttttttatttagtttttttttatttattttgtagtaacgagtaacgaagatgcttagtggaaatatatcggagtaaaagtatacattttatctagaaaatttagtggagtaaaagtgaaagttgacaaatttaaatagcgaagtaaagtacagatacgtgaaatttctacttaagtacggtaacgaagtatttatacttcgttacattacaacactggtctgtggggattagtgatcattcagctataGGAGCATttctgagatcagacactgatgttggggtGCGTCTGTGGGGATTTAGTGATATTTTTGAT
Encoded proteins:
- the fgf23 gene encoding fibroblast growth factor 23, producing the protein MRGAVRRLHVRALVVLWLGTLHGCRNCEAAPNPSSPLQGSNWGNPRRYVHLRSSTELNNFYLEISLTGHVRKTTHRGSYSVMLLKAESRDQIAIFGVKSNRFLCMDANGNLFTSTLCHRDDCLFHHKLLENHRDVYYSTRNAILLDLDGVKQVYTSGRNVAQTSLFMSEKSTVPLERLQHRERRDRQAEESDSRAARDDDVDLDVERPEDRKSSRETYASPNDDDPWDVEHVRNPGSPRMSGTVG